The Daucus carota subsp. sativus chromosome 9, DH1 v3.0, whole genome shotgun sequence genome window below encodes:
- the LOC108200587 gene encoding protein argonaute 7, protein MEESEDSKTTKKCKPQTRSFRAKNCNPHNYQYHYHHQLYHHHHSNTTRFNGFYYQNQYQNYPALLPLPQTIPFQIAPPPLLSHYQHFSTKPHLQKPLFSNATPPLATSSENKASVLALTNAPAALDQQSLLPPRRKKDGRRVAIVLPQTLVVARRPDCGGVEGPVISLLANHFLVKFDPLQRIFQYDVEISPSPSKDVARLLKQKLVEDNLNLLSGARPAYDGRKNLYSPLEFQANKLEFYIGLPITTGKLGGENGDIKQKNKLFRINIKLVSNLDGKALTKYLSKEGDDWVPIPQDYLHALDVVLRESSTEKCIPVGRSLYSNSMGGTTDLGGGAIGLRGFFQSLRPTQQGLALNLDFSVTAFHESIGVIPYLQKRLESLSDLSQRKTRGLTEEEKKDVEKDLRNIRIFVCHRETVQRYRVFGLTKDTTENLWFPDRDGKILRVVNYFKDQYNYDIQFRNLPCLQISRSKPCYLPMELCMVCEGQKFLGKLSDDQTAKLLKMSCQRPKERKAIIDEVMTGPVGPTSGNQAKEFDLQVSTEMTRLSGRILQPPKLKLGDGGHVRDLTPTRRDRHWNLMDSHVFEGTRIGRWALISFGGTADQKANIPKFINQLTQRCEQLGIFLNKNTVISPQFEPMHVLNNVNILESKLKSIHRAASNSLQLLICVMEKKHRGYGDLKRIAETSVGVVSQCCLYSNLAKLSSQFLANLALKINAKVGGCTVALFNSLPSQIPQLFSLDEPVIFMGADVTHPHPLDDSSPSIAAVVGSVNWPAANKYVSRMRSQTHRQEIIHDLAAMVGEILDDFRCRLSELPKRIIFFRDGVSETQFYKVLEEELQAIKLACSRFPNYKPPITFAVVQKRHHTRLFPNDTIPSTRNQSIDENVPPGTVVDTVITHPKEFDFYLCSHWGVKGTSRPTHYHVLWDENRFTSDEFQKLVYNLCYTFVRCTKPVSLVPPAYYAHLAAYRGRLYLERFDSTISNRHSTTISRAAPPKAAPLPNLSENVKNLMFYC, encoded by the exons ATGGAAGAATCAGAAGACTCAAAAACAACCAAGAAATGCAAACCTCAAACAAGAAGCTTTAGAGCCAAAAATTGCAACCCTCACAACTATCAGTACCACTATCATCACCAGTTATATCATCATCACCACTCAAATACCACAAGGTTTAATGGGTTTTACTACCAAAATCAGTACCAAAACTACCCTGCTCTTCTTCCCCTACCTCAAACTATACCTTTTCAAATAGCCCCTCCACCACTTTTGTCACACTATCAACACTTCTCAACAAAACCCCATTTGCAAAAACCTTTGTTTTCTAATGCTACCCCTCCTTTGGCCACTTCTTCTGAGAACAAGGCTTCTGTTTTGGCTCTTACAAATG CTCCTGCGGCGCTtgaccaacaatctttattacCCCCAAGGAGAAAGAAAGATGGGAGGAGAGTTGCAATTGTTTTACCACAAACTTTAGTGGTGGCAAGGAGACCAGATTGCGGTGGTGTAGAAGGGCCAGTAATATCTCTTCTGGCCAACCATTTTCTAGTCAAATTTGACCCTTTACAGCGTATTTTTCAGTATGATGTTGAAATCTCTCCAAGTCCCTCAAAGGATGTTGCTCGATTGCTTAAACAAAAACTCGTGGAGGACAACTTAAATTTGCTCTCAGGTGCTCGTCCAGCTTATGATGGACGAAAAAATCTATATAGCCCACTGGAATTCCAAGCTAACAAGCTTGAATTCTACATAGGCCTCCCTATCACAACTGGCAAGCTGGGTGGAGAGAATGGCGACATAAAACAAAAGAACAAGCTTTTTAGGATTAACATTAAGCTTGTATCAAACCTTGACGGAAAAGCTTTGACTAAGTACTTGAGTAAGGAAGGAGATGACTGGGTCCCTATTCCCCAGGATTATCTGCATGCCTTAGATGTCGTGTTGCGCGAAAGTTCAACAGAGAAATGTATACCCGTGGGGCGATCACTTTACTCGAATTCAATGGGAGGAACTACAGATTTGGGTGGAGGAGCTATTGGATTAAGAGGGTTCTTTCAAAGTCTCAGACCAACCCAACAAGGACTGGCTCTCAATTTGGATTTTTCTGTGACTGCATTCCATGAGAGTATTGGTGTGATCCCTTACTTGCAAAAGCGTCTGGAGTCTCTATCTGATCTTTCTCAAAGAAAGACAAGAGGTTTGACagaagaagagaagaaggatgtgGAGAAAGATTTAAGAAACATAAGAATCTTTGTTTGCCACCGTGAAACTGTCCAGAGATATCGAGTATTTGGCTTAACCAAAGATACTACAGAGAACCTCTGGTTTCCAGATAGGGATGGGAAAATTCTGAGGGTAGTAAACTACTTCAAAGATCAGTACAATTATGATATACAATTCAGAAACCTGCCTTGCCTGCAAATTAGTAGGAGCAAACCATGTTATCTACCAATGGAACTGTGTATGGTTTGTGAAGGACAGAAGTTTCTGGGGAAGCTCTCTGATGATCAAACGGCAAAGTTACTTAAGATGAGTTGCCAAAGACCAAAAGAAAGAAAGGCAATTATAGACGAAGTAATGACAGGACCAGTTGGGCCAACAAG TGGCAATCAGGCAAAAGAATTTGATCTTCAAGTTTCTACAGAAATGACACGCTTGAGTGGAAGAATTTTGCAGCCTCCTAAACTCAAACTTGGTGATGGAGGCCATGTCAGAGATTTAACTCCTACTCGTCGTGATCGCCATTGGAACCTAATGGATAGCCATGTCTTCGAAGGCACTCGAATTGGGAGGTGGGCATTGATAAGTTTTGGTGGAACCGCTGATCAGAAGGCCAACATtccaaaatttataaatcagCTAACTCAAAGGTGTGAGCAATTGGGGATTTTTCTCAACAAGAACACAGTTATTAGCCCCCAGTTTGAACCAATGCACGTGCTCAACAATGTTAATATTTTGGAATCAAAACTTAAGTCAATCCACAGAGCTGCATCCAACAGTCTCCAGCTACTTATTTGTGTAATGGAGAAGAAGCACAGAGGATATGGAGATTTAAAGCGTATTGCTGAGACAAGTGTCGGGGTTGTCAGTCAATGCTGCTTGTACTCAAATCTTGCTAAGTTAAGTTCACAGTTTCTTGCAAATCTGGCCCTCAAGATCAATGCCAAAGTTGGGGGATGCACTGTTGCTTTGTTCAATTCACTACCATCTCAAATTCCCCAGCTTTTTAGCCTTGATGAACCGGTGATCTTTATGGGTGCTGATGTAACGCATCCTCACCCGCTAGACGACTCCAGCCCCTCAATTGCAGCTGTGGTGGGTAGTGTCAACTGGCCAGCAGCAAACAAGTATGTCTCAAGAATGAGGTCTCAAACTCATCGTCAGGAGATCATCCATGATCTTGCTGCAATGGTGGGGGAGATACTAGATGATTTCCGCTGCAGACTATCTGAACTAccaaaaagaataatttttttccgAGATGGAGTAAGTGAAACCCAATTCTACAAAGTGCTCGAAGAAGAGTTACAAGCAATCAAACTGGCTTGTTCAAGATTTCCAAATTATAAACCTCCCATTACCTTCGCCGTAGTCCAAAAAAGGCATCATACAAGGTTGTTTCCAAACGATACCATTCCTTCCACCCGAAATCAGTCCATTGATGAAAATGTTCCTCCAGGTACCGTAGTAGACACTGTTATCACTCACCCTAAGGAATTCGATTTCTATCTTTGTAGTCATTGGGGCGTCAAGGGAACGAGCCGACCAACGCATTATCATGTCTTGTGGGACGAAAATCGTTTCACTTCTGATGAATTCCAGAAGTTGGTTTACAATCTTTGCTACA